The Arachis duranensis cultivar V14167 chromosome 9, aradu.V14167.gnm2.J7QH, whole genome shotgun sequence genomic sequence CCAAGATTCTTTCTAATGCGGGTTTGGTCAGTGATCCAATTATATTGTTGTGAAGACAAAAGAATCTCCTCGTCAAAATAACTGAGTGACAAAATTTTGTAAGTGTTTTTATTATACACGTTGTGGTCATACGATTTAAAGGTGTCTAGAGTTATGTAATAAAAGCATCTAACATACTGATCATCACTAGCGATGATCTGAATGatgtgaaaataattttaattttttgttttatcaaattttttaaaattttttacttatttatttaaatattgtctaatatattttattatattgtagAATTATTGTCAGGAAAATACAAATCACCAAAACAatgataaaacataaaagtaaTGTTCACAGTATACATTACATATATTTTAGTGACAATAAAACAAATGAATTAAGTAATTAACTATATACAACAGAATAAGAATGAAGTTAAGGCTAATGAGTATGTTAATGtcgattttaatatataaacctgactttctatttttcatttttttctatctttatttctttGTTTAACCTGAAGTGTTTaactttcttaaaaaatattttttttttcaaatatagtAATCTGTGGCCAttttattacatatatattttatttttagattttattacatatacattttatttttatttagttaaaattataCTTACTTAATCATGTTATATGAGATGTTTGTATGTAGAATTCAAGAATTGATGATAAAGGTTCAAAGTTCAAAAAGTATAAACAAAGGAGttctaatataaataatgtGCATAAGGTCTATGTGGTGCATAAATTACACATATAATAACAATgctttttttaaaactaaaatgattttagaattttgttGTGTGCATTTTTTTAGAGTGGACAACTAAATAGCCATGATACTAGAAAAATATCCCAATCTAAACCAACAGATTCCGTGTAATTTCAGAATTAGAACATGAATGGATTGTCTGTATGTCTATCCTATATTTTCAAGATTTTctcttcaaattataaataataaatatttaaaaaaatatatagaataaaaaaataaatgataaaaatttaaaacttaacaaaaaaaactaaaatagtatgtatataataattataatagtaatatattttttatgtaatttgtGAAAGAGACAGAGaataagagagaaaagagagagaaagataaagaagaaggagagataaaatttgttaattttagaggaaaaaattttattttaattgtaataaaaaatatttcgtaacatattttgatttgtcaaattagtaatataaaatataaattataaattataagttatatatatatagtgaaaATGATAGAGAAAaggaatttattaattttagaagaaaatattttatctcgTGTTTAATTAAAAAGTGTCGTGTAACATATTTTGATTGTTAATCAAATTAGTAATatagttttgaattttaatattttaatattttaatttgattttaattacaattagaGAGTGTTATGTTACacaatttgattattaaatttgtaattaattattgataatgatatataaaaaagatagaGTGAGTGAATGAATGAgatacagaaaaagaaaaagagaaaatgagagaattctttaattttagaaaaaaagttaattttaattacaataaaaaaatgacatatgacatattttaattataaaattaatagtatataataaataatcgATTAAATAAAATTCTATACCTAAATATCTTTAAAAGTAGAAGTCAtattaaatgataattaaacTACGTTTCAATTTCATTCATAAATATATTCTATACAACatcttatataaatataaaataacaaaacaaaaggTTACAAAATTTTTCAGTGATACTCTTCAAATTTATCATCCCTTTTGTACAAGATAGTTAAGTTATTGAAATCAGATATTGTTTCTGAAATTTTTCTCATCTTTAATCTTTTGGTGCGAACCATGATTGAACTAGCTAGCAACTCAAAGCCTCATACTTCATGGGAATAGAAGGGTTAAACCCAGCTTGAGAAAGCAAGTTCCCAACTATAGATAGGTCTCTACAAAACATTCCTTGAACCAACGAAGGATTTGTAGTCGAAGCAGATGAACAAAACAACACACTCTCATTACTATCTTCATTACTATTATCATCATGCAAAGCCCTCTTCTTCTGTTCTTTCAAAGCTTCCTCTTTTGTGATATTCGCCATAATTTCAGCATAACCCTTCTGAATCAACCTGTACAATAACGTTGCAGACATTTTGGCCCTTTCCTTAACATTTTCAATGTCTCGTTTGTCCGCAAGCTCACAACGATCAATGAAACTCAGAGCCTTCTCATGCTTATGCTTCAAACAGAGCAAAAGATGTGCCCTCTGAAGCTCTGACCGAGAACACCCACGCCTCAAACCAATCAAAGCGTAGTAATCAACATTGTTTCCTGTTTCGCCATTTGCCATTCTCTGCTTGAGTTCTTTGATCTTGGTGCTCAGAGTGCAGAGTCTCCCTGGGATCTCTACGTACctatttagtataaaaataaaacatttatcaaaagtgtacactaaaatccgccgttataaatataaaatatatgttaaaataaaaatatattttaaaaataaattaaattacacatatatttataataaatatactagtagtatattttagtgattaattttaatgtgcaaatattatttttgaaataaaagcaTTTAAGTTAGATGTAAATAATCAATGAAAAGAGTAAAATGATTCAAAATACGAGAGAGGTTATTATAAGGGATGACAAAACTTTTGAAATGTGGAGATTTTCGCGAAAATTGCTCCAAATGGGGATTGAAAACGGAAAATTTTTTTCGCGGAGATAGAGATAGAGGCCAAAATTCTCTTGAGGCAGACATGGAGACTCGAGATTTTCAATCCACTTTTACTAATTTCTGAATTATTAAATTTACTTAAATGcccttaattatttatttctaatataaaactcttagtcatttcacataccaaatactatatatgtatatattgtgaaaaatctaaccctaattttaaaagtgtcttttctttttttcataacACTAACACTGCATCATCCCACTCTCTAATCACTCCAGAAGACTAGAACTCGCAAATCCGATCCCAATCTCATATAACCTCACAACTATACTCTTCGCCATTCTTGCTCTGTTCATTGTGTCGTCACTCTTTCACTTTCTCATTATCTCTGATCGCGGCgtctttttacttttttaccGCTGTATGACTGTGTCTTTATGtgttgtaataatatttttttattttttattaaaatttttatataaatgattATTATAGGAATACGGAGAATGAGTTCTGTAGAAAATAGAAGTCCACaacaaataaagatagaaaataatacTCTCCCAcgacaaaaaattaaaacaaaaacaagaaataaatctAGAGATGGGgacgaaaaacagaaagatatATCCCGCTTTTGTCCCGTTGCTATTCCTATATTATATTAGTCTCTTCAGAaactttaatatatattaattaattataatctaaaacttttaacaaaaattataagTAAGTTTCACTCTTATACTTTTATTATCGCATGAAatgaatattattattcttatattaataatgtcatttttttaaattcatgtaaatataaaataaaagatatgtgtgaaataatagtataaaaaataagagtGACAATATCATTATCTTGTTAATAAAATACAGAAAGCGGGTGCTTTATTAtttgtaaaatctttttttattttaaaaatgaataatttctttgatttaaggaaatattttatgttttcattcacactgattttatttccaaaattttatataaaaaataaagaataaaaaaatctatttttattctttattttcatttttctttttacaaaattatgaaaacattcttaaatataaaaataacaatagaaaCTAAACAAACTTTAAAGTATCCGATTATCTTCTTAGTTTTTATTCTCAACTTTTAAAAAAGTCCAATAGAGAACacaattttactattttatatttttttttataaaatcctgaaaactaaaaaaaaaaaaatagaaaagaaaacgaGACAGTTGTGGGTTGACGGGAGTACCTAACATTGTGGTGCTTCCAGGCGGGTCCAGGGAGCTTGCGGTCACGAAGAATGGAGTTGTAGAGAAGCTTTAGGTGTTCAAGGTCATGCAGAGAATCAGGAAGGCACTTAATCATTTCAAGCACCGACGCGCGTGTGTGGAGTGCTTCGATGCTCGTCGCTTCCAGCGCCAGCGCGCGGTTACAGTCCGCGATTGCGTCCGCTATTCGCCATGCGTGCCGCTGGGCGGAGGCACGATGCGCGTAGCACTGCGAGAGGAAGCCCTGTGGCGTCACACCGCGCCGAGACTCGATGATCTTCGAGAAGTGGCGGATGGCCTCCGTGTGGACCCCGGCGTCAAGGGCGGCCAGTGCTGCGGCCCGACGACGGAGGAGGAGCTTGATGTGGGACAGGAGCTGGGTTATGGACTCCGATTCGGTGAGAGGGGTGGACGGTGGTGCTGCGGCGGCGgtggagagggagagggagaagCTGTCGTCAGACCAGCAGATGCTTTCGCGGCGGAAGGCGGCCGTAGCTAGGCGCTTGCCGGTTTGGAGGAGAATCATTGCATCTTCCATTAGGCCTAAGTGGTAGCATGCTTTGCCAAGTACTAAGTATCTGAATTTAAATCAaagtaaaaatcaattagtaacTTTTTGAGTAAAATAGTCTTATTAATTTAGTCTCTAATACATAAAAGTTTATAGAAATGAGAGAAGATTAGATGTTTatgttgatatttttttttctttacaaacTTAGTTAAAAGTTAAGAAAGAATATTTTCACTACTAAAATTCAAGacaattattttagtttattgtgATTATAAgaatttgttattattgttatttaggatttaattattttatgtttgaagGAGATATTCTAAgggtataataataaaaaaatgttaaaattataaaataattttttttgttaaaaatataaaaatttaagttttaatatatttattttgtatttattaaataaaaatatttaaaattttttattcatggTAAGTAAAGATACATATTAGCTAACAAagcctatttttttttatagaaatctATAGAGAATAATAAAAAGTCAAACTATAAACTTATGAAATAAGCTATTTTGTGGAATCCTTTTAggcaattatatatataatttcctcctttgaaaaaaaaaataatttcctcATGTGACAAAAGTAACTCCTGCCATGTTTATATCATAAGTTTAGAtttagatttagatttgggTTTGAGCCAATTAAGAAACGGTATAGTTGTACTTTTTATggaaaatctaattaaattggATTATTTTATCGAACAGTATCAAAAGTTGGGAAGCATTTTGTTACAGCTGGCACGAGCATTTACTCGATCCCCATGTATAATATAACGGTTCTGCTAGGAGTGAAGctaactttaattaattaattaaaaaatagatttattatataaaaaaaagttagtttagttggcttagtaatataaaattaaagtcaCGGAAAGCTTATCTATAAAATAAGAGGtgtgatatttatttatttatttcactcTATCTAATAATGTCAACACTCAACGGAGAGTAAAGAGTTAACGTTTAGGGctggcaatgggtagggtaAGGTAGGGTTTGGACCCTACTTtaaccctacccgcgggttgaaaattttattaaaattctacCTTATCTTATTTGCGGGTTGATAATctctcaaccctaaccctatccgcaccctaaaattctaaaccctatCCTACCCTATCCTACCCGtagaaatatcaaattttttcaaagtaaatataaaattcaattatttcgaattttatacgtattaataacataaaaaataaaaaaactaatgctctaaattacttaattaactaactaattttATGGTTGTTCACTTATTATAAGTCATTACATAAGagaggttgtgagtccaactcTCACTTCTTTCACTATATAGAgagattttttataaaatatgtgttatatatgAGGTGCGGgcagggtagggtagggtacaccctaaacccgtaccctaccctacccgcaagCATACCCAGAccgtaccctaccctacccgctgCGGGTAGGGTAGTCTACCCTACCCGAACGGGTTGGACCGGGTTGGATACCCACAGGTAGGGTATGAATTGCCAGCCCTATTAACGTTGAATCGTCtcttaacatatatatatatgtgtgtgtaaataattttgaattttttatcctaatagatattaataaataaaaaatagaaattgaattaattttcaACATGAATTAATtctttcgaaaattaataaaaaataaaatagctcataaaaattactttaaatcattaaaatctaaaaaatatatgcTGCATGAAAGATGAggagtaaaagtaatttttcttttttctaaaactaaaataaaaaaaattaatgaataaaaattcaGAATAGAACTGACAGATTCCAAACCAATGAAAAGCAATAATGATACTTAAATTTCCTATTCTTTTCgtcaagattttttttaatttatttattttgagttctaaaattacatattaatattataaattaaaaaaactattacaaataaaaaaatttgttttagatatattatttttattaaaaaattttaaattttgataattttatgacgtgtttttaaaatatatattagctaatttttttatttttatcttaccTCCAATGCCCTTCCTTCTCACAACTCTTACAGATCGCAGccatgagcttcttcttcaagtgcGAAACAGAGAAGCACGTGAAGCTCTGATCTCTACCAGGTGAAGgagaaaaagaacaagaagaagaatcagatgaagaagaaaaggacgAAGAAGAAAGAAGCTTCACGCCTTCTCTTGAAAGACTCTGCGAAGAGAAACCGctatcagaagaagaagaagaagaatcttcGTCGGAAATTCTGAGGCTTGGGATGTAATCCTGAAGCATATCTGCTACGTCTTTGAACCTCCGTAAGAAAAGTAGACACCTCGCTCTGAGTTCCAGCGCTTGCTCTAGTCTTGGAGATAAGGCTAGAGCGGCGTCCAACAAACTCAGAGCGGAAATGATCTCGCTCTCCTCTTGCGTTGCAATGAGGCTACGAGCGTCCTTTATGTATTTCTCAACAATCtgcaaataagaaaaaaaaatgataagtgactaatatattttttttatcttattttttaattaatattaagaaATTCTTCCTTTTTCCTACCCTTCGGTTGGTGA encodes the following:
- the LOC107464910 gene encoding uncharacterized protein LOC107464910, producing the protein MAVTTEKKHWWLTNRRIVEKYIKDARSLIATQEESEIISALSLLDAALALSPRLEQALELRARCLLFLRRFKDVADMLQDYIPSLRISDEDSSSSSSDSGFSSQSLSREGVKLLSSSSFSSSSDSSSCSFSPSPGRDQSFTCFSVSHLKKKLMAAICKSCEKEGHWRYLVLGKACYHLGLMEDAMILLQTGKRLATAAFRRESICWSDDSFSLSLSTAAAAPPSTPLTESESITQLLSHIKLLLRRRAAALAALDAGVHTEAIRHFSKIIESRRGVTPQGFLSQCYAHRASAQRHAWRIADAIADCNRALALEATSIEALHTRASVLEMIKCLPDSLHDLEHLKLLYNSILRDRKLPGPAWKHHNVRYVEIPGRLCTLSTKIKELKQRMANGETGNNVDYYALIGLRRGCSRSELQRAHLLLCLKHKHEKALSFIDRCELADKRDIENVKERAKMSATLLYRLIQKGYAEIMANITKEEALKEQKKRALHDDNSNEDSNESVLFCSSASTTNPSLVQGMFCRDLSIVGNLLSQAGFNPSIPMKYEALSC